The following coding sequences are from one Prochlorococcus sp. MIT 0604 window:
- a CDS encoding 6-carboxytetrahydropterin synthase, with translation MTSTQSKPLHGKGRECVITRRACFSSSHRYWLPEKSPKENLSLFGKCSIAPGHGHNYELIVSMGGELDSDGMVLNLSDVKHSIKDKVTGQLDFRFLNDVWPEFNVNNQEGILPTTEALVKVIWSRLKDDLPLTSLRLYENPNLWADYFGKNMEAFLTVQTHFAAAHRLAKEEISFDENKKIYGKCARVNGHGHNYLVDITVKGDIDKRTGMVCDLSALQEIINDLVVEQLDHTFLNKDIEFFHNCVPTAENIALYISDILKKPIHQLGATLHKIRLQESPNNAAEIYVDQKLTNSLKLKFENSLVTQT, from the coding sequence ATGACTTCTACACAATCCAAACCATTACATGGAAAAGGACGTGAATGCGTCATAACTCGACGTGCCTGCTTTAGTTCTAGTCACCGTTATTGGCTTCCTGAAAAAAGCCCAAAAGAAAATTTATCTCTTTTTGGAAAGTGCAGTATTGCACCAGGTCATGGTCATAATTATGAACTTATTGTTTCAATGGGTGGAGAACTAGACTCTGATGGAATGGTGCTTAATCTCTCTGATGTAAAACACTCTATTAAAGATAAGGTTACTGGACAATTAGATTTTCGTTTTTTAAATGATGTCTGGCCTGAATTTAATGTTAATAATCAAGAGGGTATACTTCCCACAACTGAAGCATTGGTAAAGGTCATTTGGAGTCGTCTAAAGGATGATTTACCTCTTACAAGTCTAAGACTTTATGAAAACCCAAATTTATGGGCAGATTATTTTGGAAAAAACATGGAAGCATTTTTAACAGTACAAACTCATTTTGCAGCCGCTCATAGACTTGCAAAAGAAGAGATATCCTTTGATGAAAATAAAAAAATCTATGGAAAATGTGCCAGAGTCAATGGACATGGTCATAACTATCTTGTCGATATAACTGTAAAAGGAGACATTGATAAAAGAACAGGAATGGTTTGCGACTTATCTGCCCTCCAAGAGATAATTAACGATTTAGTTGTTGAACAACTAGATCATACTTTTCTTAATAAAGACATCGAATTTTTCCATAATTGTGTTCCAACTGCTGAAAATATAGCTTTATATATTTCTGATATTCTTAAAAAACCAATACATCAACTTGGTGCAACATTACACAAAATAAGACTCCAGGAGAGCCCAAATAATGCTGCAGAAATTTATGTTGATCAAAAGTTAACCAATTCATTGAAGTTGAAATTTGAAAATAGTTTAGTCACGCAAACTTGA
- a CDS encoding shikimate kinase encodes MDQSIIEKTLHTIKGRSIFLIGMMGCGKSQTGLKLAELLKYKYIDLDSLIEKLAQKSINQIFNDEGEDNFRELEANCLKETIKIPSLVISTGGGIVTKSENWGILRQGIIAWIDLDKDIAIERLKNEIENRPLLQGKNLNDIYMSIFQSRENLYSQADLRIQVKKENIEEVAMKIINAIHKEIIS; translated from the coding sequence ATGGACCAATCCATTATCGAAAAAACACTTCATACTATTAAGGGCAGAAGCATATTTTTAATAGGAATGATGGGTTGTGGTAAGTCACAAACAGGTTTGAAGCTAGCTGAATTATTGAAGTATAAATACATTGATTTAGATTCTTTAATAGAGAAGTTGGCACAAAAATCTATCAATCAAATTTTTAATGATGAAGGAGAAGATAATTTTCGTGAATTAGAAGCAAACTGCCTTAAAGAAACTATCAAAATTCCTTCATTAGTAATCTCAACTGGGGGAGGAATAGTTACCAAATCGGAAAATTGGGGAATCTTAAGACAGGGAATAATTGCTTGGATAGATCTCGACAAAGATATAGCAATTGAAAGATTGAAAAATGAAATTGAAAATAGGCCACTTCTTCAGGGAAAGAATCTAAATGATATATATATGAGCATTTTTCAATCTAGAGAAAATTTGTATTCTCAAGCAGATTTAAGAATTCAAGTAAAAAAAGAAAATATTGAAGAAGTTGCTATGAAAATAATTAATGCAATTCATAAAGAAATAATTAGTTAA
- a CDS encoding chlororespiratory reduction protein 7, translating into MSNPLIRASDHYVLLEPDSKEKIVSKQEAILWLKNWLSKTETQTIYQNIEDPDQEFFEEFLESTYELEIKLGYVIKWFAVRIEPD; encoded by the coding sequence ATGTCAAATCCACTAATAAGAGCTTCAGATCATTATGTATTATTAGAGCCAGATTCAAAAGAAAAAATTGTATCAAAGCAAGAAGCAATTTTATGGTTGAAGAATTGGCTTAGTAAGACAGAAACACAAACAATATATCAAAATATAGAAGATCCTGATCAGGAATTTTTTGAAGAATTTTTGGAAAGCACTTATGAATTAGAAATAAAATTAGGATACGTTATCAAATGGTTTGCAGTAAGAATTGAACCAGATTAA
- a CDS encoding DUF6816 family protein — protein sequence MKILLGLILCLIIQVIFIESSFSLVNSNVREFLENRVNKWPELYLPNFKLSDTSKDLIYPKWFEGNWLVTSQDIVNDSEEPVIYKVNFFKNDSDLIVGNRAKNSESIGKAIFGETLIKVVNDPQSINNQIIYLKDDFYIDSRITGRNQIQDDDIFFADELVIQTAHKPGASRINQVETISKFQKCSEEILEVDNSIKPSICGVQYVASYGSKVGDTSIHAIKTNKYKLKFEFIESEH from the coding sequence ATGAAAATTCTTCTTGGATTAATTCTTTGCTTGATTATTCAAGTAATTTTTATAGAAAGTTCTTTTTCTCTAGTAAATTCTAACGTACGAGAGTTTTTGGAAAATCGTGTAAATAAATGGCCAGAATTATATTTGCCAAATTTTAAATTATCTGATACTTCTAAGGATTTAATTTATCCTAAATGGTTTGAGGGGAATTGGCTTGTCACTTCTCAAGATATAGTTAATGATTCAGAAGAGCCAGTTATTTATAAAGTAAATTTCTTTAAAAATGATTCAGATTTAATTGTTGGAAATCGTGCAAAAAATTCTGAATCTATTGGAAAAGCAATATTTGGTGAAACCTTAATCAAGGTTGTAAATGATCCTCAATCTATTAATAATCAAATTATTTATTTAAAAGATGATTTTTATATCGATTCAAGAATTACAGGGCGAAATCAGATCCAAGATGATGATATTTTTTTCGCAGATGAACTTGTTATACAAACAGCACATAAACCAGGAGCTTCAAGGATTAATCAGGTAGAGACCATTAGTAAATTTCAAAAATGTTCCGAAGAAATATTGGAAGTTGATAATTCAATAAAACCATCAATTTGTGGCGTGCAATATGTTGCTTCTTATGGTTCAAAAGTTGGTGATACTTCTATTCATGCTATAAAAACAAATAAATATAAATTGAAGTTTGAATTTATTGAGAGTGAGCACTAA
- a CDS encoding glutathione S-transferase family protein — protein MITLYQFRHSAFCLKTRMALHAKKLQYRVEEVTPGIGQFEIFKLSGQKQVPVIVDSNDQVINDSSTICEYIDKKNEHNPLFPEDPILFAQSKLIEDWADTTMATTCRKALIKSAIENPRLRTALLPDEIPSSVKSIVDKLPFENLSKISNVVLSSKDNLELQKLLEALSKSLINKKYLVGDSLSIADISIAAQLSLLKFPKSAGPILSGEGSQEYINNPYLENLFIWRNNLEEYLFSAHSQ, from the coding sequence ATGATTACATTATATCAATTTAGGCATAGTGCTTTTTGTTTAAAAACAAGAATGGCTCTTCATGCAAAAAAACTACAATATCGAGTTGAAGAAGTAACACCTGGAATTGGCCAATTTGAAATCTTTAAATTATCAGGTCAAAAACAAGTACCTGTAATAGTCGATAGTAATGATCAAGTTATTAATGACTCTTCAACTATTTGCGAATATATAGATAAAAAAAATGAACACAATCCACTTTTTCCGGAGGATCCAATATTATTTGCACAATCCAAACTTATTGAAGACTGGGCAGATACTACAATGGCTACAACTTGTAGAAAAGCTTTAATAAAATCTGCGATAGAAAATCCACGGCTAAGAACTGCATTACTTCCAGATGAAATACCTTCTTCAGTTAAAAGTATTGTTGATAAATTACCTTTTGAAAATCTTAGTAAAATTTCTAATGTAGTTTTGTCTTCTAAAGATAATTTAGAACTCCAAAAATTACTGGAAGCTTTATCAAAATCCTTGATCAACAAGAAATATTTAGTTGGAGATAGTTTATCAATTGCAGATATTTCAATTGCTGCTCAATTATCCCTTCTTAAATTTCCAAAGTCTGCAGGACCAATTCTTTCAGGAGAGGGGAGCCAAGAATACATAAACAACCCTTATTTAGAAAATCTTTTCATTTGGAGGAACAACTTAGAAGAGTATCTTTTTAGTGCTCACTCTCAATAA
- a CDS encoding DUF751 family protein, with the protein MGEFFSNVARYPKYLISIIVGGLVALLEPLFKNRSNPLTIVGLISSVLSAFITVYFVLQAMTNPINLQP; encoded by the coding sequence ATGGGCGAATTTTTCTCTAATGTTGCGAGATATCCAAAGTATTTGATATCTATCATTGTTGGGGGACTTGTTGCTTTGCTTGAACCTTTATTCAAGAATAGATCAAATCCACTCACAATAGTAGGTTTGATATCCTCTGTCTTAAGTGCTTTCATAACTGTTTATTTTGTCTTGCAAGCGATGACAAACCCAATAAATTTACAACCATAA
- the rbfA gene encoding 30S ribosome-binding factor RbfA translates to MPNNYRLAKVSSLLKKEITLILQNDLENDLIRDYFVNISKIDLSGDLQHCKIYINSTAQEKVRKEIVENLNTAKSSIRHSLGKRIEMRRVPEIIFKDDVVLDKGLSVLKLLDELKNQNQNHNVEDKDAKS, encoded by the coding sequence ATGCCAAATAATTACCGTCTTGCAAAAGTTTCTTCTCTTTTGAAGAAAGAAATAACCCTTATTTTGCAGAATGATTTAGAAAATGATCTTATTAGAGATTATTTCGTCAATATTTCTAAGATTGATTTATCAGGTGATTTGCAACACTGTAAAATTTACATAAATTCAACTGCTCAAGAGAAAGTGAGGAAAGAGATTGTTGAAAACTTGAATACTGCTAAAAGCTCTATAAGGCATAGTTTAGGAAAAAGAATTGAGATGAGAAGAGTTCCAGAGATAATTTTTAAAGACGACGTTGTTCTTGATAAAGGATTATCAGTCTTGAAACTTCTCGATGAATTAAAAAATCAAAATCAAAATCACAATGTTGAGGATAAGGATGCCAAAAGTTGA
- a CDS encoding uroporphyrinogen-III synthase: MPKVDLPLDQRNIIITRSKEGILDIKKIFTSKGANVFDLPAISIADPDDLNPLDEALNQINDFHWIIFSSSNGIKFVDKRLRYFNSSLKECSKKTKIAVVGEKTSKTLEDFGIKADFIPPEFVAESLIDNFPVSGYGLRVFVPRVQTGGRDLIADQFRKAGSRVFEVAAYETRCPESIPEETIDIISNRKVDAIIFSSGKTVVNAAFLLEKKLGKQWLEYFDQIKLLTIGPQTTKICNKIFGRVDSQAKKYTFEGLLDVAINIFN, encoded by the coding sequence ATGCCAAAAGTTGATCTACCTCTTGATCAAAGAAATATAATTATTACTCGATCAAAAGAAGGGATATTGGATATAAAAAAGATATTCACAAGCAAGGGTGCTAATGTATTTGATTTACCTGCAATAAGTATTGCTGATCCTGATGATTTGAATCCTCTTGACGAAGCATTAAATCAAATAAATGATTTTCATTGGATTATTTTTTCCAGTAGTAATGGGATCAAATTTGTGGATAAAAGACTTAGATACTTTAATAGTTCATTAAAAGAATGTTCTAAAAAAACAAAAATCGCCGTAGTCGGAGAAAAAACCTCAAAAACTCTTGAAGATTTTGGGATTAAGGCTGATTTCATACCTCCAGAATTTGTTGCGGAAAGTTTAATTGATAATTTCCCAGTATCTGGTTACGGACTTCGAGTTTTTGTACCAAGAGTTCAAACAGGTGGTAGGGATTTAATTGCAGATCAATTTAGAAAGGCTGGTTCTCGTGTATTTGAGGTTGCTGCATATGAAACTAGATGTCCTGAATCAATTCCAGAAGAAACAATTGATATTATTTCTAATCGAAAAGTCGATGCAATTATTTTCTCAAGCGGTAAAACCGTAGTAAATGCTGCTTTTTTACTAGAAAAAAAACTTGGTAAACAATGGTTAGAATATTTTGATCAAATTAAGTTACTAACTATTGGACCTCAGACAACAAAAATATGTAACAAGATTTTTGGAAGAGTTGATAGTCAGGCAAAAAAATATACTTTTGAAGGACTACTAGATGTAGCAATTAATATTTTTAATTAG
- a CDS encoding SRPBCC family protein encodes MGTWLKHDVITVVNAPLENVWDTWSDLDSMSLWMSWIESVKTVDEETNTLPDLTEWTLAANGFRFKWKAQITERVEKSKLKWKSIGGLPTEGSVVFESKTDEITTVNLAITYELPKMIARFMEENILGKMVTNELQANIDRFKDLVEKNYTKNFSN; translated from the coding sequence ATGGGTACTTGGTTAAAACATGACGTAATAACAGTTGTTAATGCGCCTCTTGAAAATGTATGGGACACATGGAGCGATTTGGACTCTATGTCACTTTGGATGAGCTGGATTGAATCTGTAAAAACAGTTGACGAAGAAACTAATACGTTACCAGATTTAACAGAATGGACTTTAGCTGCAAATGGCTTTAGGTTTAAATGGAAAGCTCAAATTACTGAAAGGGTTGAAAAAAGCAAACTTAAATGGAAATCAATAGGAGGTTTACCAACTGAGGGATCAGTAGTTTTCGAAAGTAAAACTGATGAAATAACAACGGTAAATTTAGCAATAACTTATGAACTACCAAAAATGATTGCTCGGTTTATGGAAGAAAATATTTTAGGCAAAATGGTTACAAACGAATTACAGGCCAATATTGATAGGTTCAAAGATTTAGTTGAAAAGAACTATACAAAAAATTTTTCTAATTAA
- the zds gene encoding 9,9'-di-cis-zeta-carotene desaturase translates to MKIAIVGSGLAGLTAAVNLVDEGHEVEIYESRSFWGGKVGSWEDKDGNHIEMGLHVFFYNYANLFKLMKKVGALDNLLPKDHTHLFINNGGNLKSLDFRFPLGAPFNGLKAFFTTEQLTWVDKFRNALALGTSPIVRGLIDYEGAMKIIRDLDRISFKEWFLSHGGSEKSLERMWDPIAYALGFINCKDISARCMLTIFMMFASKTEASKLNLLKGSPHKWLTQPIVDYITNKGAKIHLNHKVEEIIYEKESSSYSVNQLKISSPEGIKAVFADKFLAACDVPGIKKIIPKEWYQFKEFEGLKKLRAVAVATIQLRYDGWVTELQKDNTGNEPIGLDNLLYSADASFSCFADLALASPADYRKKDMGSLLQCVLTPGDRWMGRSTERITKEIDKEVRRLFPSSKNLKLLWSNVVQIPQSLYREAPGMEPFRPDQKTSISNFFMAGSYTKQDYIDSMEGATMSGHLAAAAILEKKVELAKNLAVS, encoded by the coding sequence GTGAAAATTGCAATAGTTGGTTCTGGATTAGCTGGTCTTACAGCAGCAGTCAATTTAGTTGATGAAGGTCACGAAGTAGAAATTTACGAGAGCAGGTCATTTTGGGGAGGTAAAGTAGGAAGTTGGGAAGATAAGGATGGCAACCACATAGAAATGGGTTTACATGTATTTTTTTACAATTATGCAAATCTTTTTAAATTAATGAAAAAAGTGGGAGCTCTAGACAATTTACTCCCGAAAGACCATACTCATCTATTTATCAATAATGGTGGTAATTTAAAATCGTTAGATTTCAGATTCCCTTTAGGTGCTCCATTTAACGGACTTAAAGCTTTTTTTACCACCGAACAACTTACTTGGGTAGATAAATTCAGAAATGCCTTGGCTTTAGGGACAAGTCCAATCGTTAGAGGATTGATAGACTATGAAGGAGCAATGAAAATAATTAGAGATCTAGATAGAATTAGTTTTAAAGAATGGTTTTTAAGCCATGGTGGAAGTGAAAAAAGTTTAGAAAGAATGTGGGATCCTATTGCATATGCTTTAGGTTTTATTAATTGCAAAGATATTTCAGCAAGATGCATGCTAACAATATTCATGATGTTTGCTTCAAAAACAGAAGCCTCAAAACTTAATCTTTTAAAAGGTTCCCCACATAAGTGGTTAACGCAACCTATCGTCGACTACATCACAAACAAAGGAGCAAAAATACATCTTAACCATAAGGTAGAAGAAATCATTTATGAAAAGGAATCTTCCTCTTATTCAGTAAATCAATTAAAAATATCTTCTCCTGAAGGAATTAAGGCAGTGTTTGCAGATAAATTTCTAGCTGCCTGTGATGTTCCTGGAATAAAAAAAATAATTCCAAAAGAATGGTATCAATTTAAAGAATTTGAAGGTTTAAAAAAACTTAGAGCTGTAGCAGTTGCCACAATCCAATTAAGATATGACGGTTGGGTTACTGAATTACAAAAAGATAATACTGGAAACGAACCAATTGGACTAGATAACCTTCTTTATTCTGCTGATGCCTCTTTCAGTTGTTTTGCAGATTTAGCACTAGCAAGTCCAGCTGACTATAGAAAAAAAGATATGGGATCGCTTCTCCAATGTGTTTTAACTCCTGGTGATAGATGGATGGGAAGATCCACAGAAAGAATTACAAAAGAAATTGATAAAGAGGTTCGCCGTCTATTCCCATCCTCAAAAAACCTTAAATTGCTTTGGAGTAACGTGGTACAAATTCCACAATCACTCTATAGAGAAGCTCCTGGTATGGAACCTTTCAGACCAGATCAGAAAACATCTATATCTAATTTCTTCATGGCTGGTAGTTATACAAAACAAGATTATATAGATTCTATGGAGGGAGCTACAATGAGTGGTCATTTAGCTGCCGCCGCAATTTTAGAGAAGAAAGTCGAATTAGCAAAAAATCTTGCAGTAAGTTAA
- a CDS encoding iron-sulfur cluster assembly accessory protein → MENVEVKQEIKNSDDGKGILITNDAIEQISNLLKGQSDKKALRVGVRSGGCSGMSYTMDFIGTDEINPDDKVYDYSLKADQSFQVVCDPKSLLYIYGMQLDFSKELIGGGFNFVNPNASQTCGCGSSFAV, encoded by the coding sequence ATGGAAAATGTAGAAGTTAAACAGGAAATTAAAAATTCTGATGATGGCAAAGGTATCTTAATTACGAATGATGCTATAGAACAAATTTCAAATTTATTGAAGGGCCAAAGTGATAAAAAAGCACTAAGGGTAGGAGTAAGATCTGGCGGTTGTAGTGGGATGAGTTATACGATGGATTTTATAGGTACTGATGAAATAAATCCTGATGATAAAGTTTATGATTATTCATTAAAAGCTGATCAAAGCTTTCAAGTTGTTTGTGATCCTAAAAGTCTTTTGTATATTTATGGAATGCAGCTAGATTTTAGTAAGGAATTAATTGGAGGTGGCTTTAATTTTGTAAATCCCAATGCCTCTCAAACTTGCGGCTGTGGAAGTTCTTTTGCAGTTTAA
- a CDS encoding tetratricopeptide repeat protein, with the protein MNNEINPIEEDFNAALSRYKAGQDLIPIVQDFQKIIQQIPNHFAAWTCLSWLQLLLKNNEEALAAARQAVRLNQQDPQARMNLSLALLATNNKGVRDHIELIKKMSIMMPDVKSELKESVEDGLSRYPDWPELTKVKKWLEF; encoded by the coding sequence ATGAATAACGAAATTAATCCCATCGAAGAGGATTTTAATGCTGCTTTATCAAGATATAAAGCAGGGCAAGATTTAATTCCAATCGTTCAAGATTTTCAAAAAATCATACAGCAAATACCAAATCATTTTGCTGCTTGGACTTGTCTATCATGGCTTCAATTACTGTTGAAAAATAATGAAGAAGCCTTGGCGGCTGCAAGACAAGCTGTTCGATTAAATCAGCAAGATCCACAAGCAAGAATGAATTTGTCTTTAGCTCTTTTGGCTACCAATAATAAAGGTGTTAGGGATCATATTGAATTAATAAAAAAAATGTCTATTATGATGCCTGATGTGAAAAGTGAGTTGAAAGAATCTGTTGAAGACGGATTAAGTAGATATCCAGATTGGCCTGAGTTAACTAAAGTTAAAAAATGGTTGGAATTTTAA
- a CDS encoding lipid-A-disaccharide synthase-related protein: protein MFKILILSNGHGEDLSGSLIARQLAKSGYTVHALPIVGKGNHYAKEKIKVIGKTKEFSTGGIGYNTFKGRLTEIFGGELFYLIKRLYLTYKIRKKYDYFFVVGDIVSVFFAWICKKDFFTYLVAYSSHYEGKLKLPWPSKFFLLSKKSKKIYTRDLMTANDLTFQLKKKVSFLGNPFMDKFFSRDKKQMESEFSIGLFPGSRFPEILDNFVLILEVLEKLSDLRYFQKIQFNFAIVNALSSSKIKEIFQKRGWLKIENIKDNNLLKFQYKFLEVNIYWNNFDKILLKSRCCISMAGTAAEQAIGLGKPVIQIEGKGPQFTKTFAEAQRRLLGKYVFCASNYKDKNDQINQTIKLIIKIIYLIQLNKKFMISCNENAKKRLGENKACLKMVDDMNVVIKND from the coding sequence TTGTTTAAAATTTTAATATTAAGTAATGGGCATGGAGAAGATCTATCTGGGAGTTTAATAGCTAGGCAATTAGCAAAAAGTGGTTATACTGTTCATGCTTTGCCAATTGTTGGTAAAGGAAACCATTACGCAAAAGAAAAAATTAAGGTTATTGGAAAAACCAAAGAATTTAGTACTGGAGGAATTGGTTATAATACTTTCAAGGGAAGACTAACTGAGATATTTGGAGGGGAATTATTTTATCTTATAAAAAGATTATATTTAACTTATAAAATAAGAAAAAAATATGATTACTTTTTTGTAGTTGGAGATATTGTGTCAGTTTTTTTTGCATGGATTTGTAAGAAAGATTTTTTTACATATCTAGTTGCTTACTCTAGTCATTATGAAGGGAAGTTAAAATTGCCATGGCCCTCTAAATTTTTCTTGCTCTCCAAGAAGTCAAAAAAAATATATACCAGAGATTTAATGACAGCGAATGATTTAACTTTTCAATTAAAGAAAAAAGTATCTTTTTTGGGAAATCCATTTATGGATAAGTTTTTTTCGAGAGATAAAAAACAAATGGAATCTGAATTTAGTATTGGATTATTTCCAGGAAGTAGATTCCCTGAGATTTTAGATAATTTTGTTTTGATTTTGGAGGTACTAGAGAAATTGTCAGATTTGAGATATTTCCAAAAAATTCAGTTTAATTTTGCAATAGTTAATGCTCTATCTTCATCAAAAATAAAGGAGATATTTCAAAAAAGAGGATGGTTAAAAATAGAAAATATAAAAGATAATAATCTCTTGAAATTTCAATATAAATTTTTAGAAGTGAATATATATTGGAATAATTTTGACAAAATATTATTGAAAAGTAGATGCTGTATTAGCATGGCAGGAACAGCAGCAGAGCAAGCGATTGGATTAGGAAAACCGGTTATTCAGATTGAAGGTAAAGGTCCACAATTTACAAAAACTTTTGCAGAAGCGCAAAGACGTTTGCTTGGAAAATATGTTTTTTGTGCCAGTAATTATAAAGACAAAAATGATCAAATCAATCAAACAATTAAATTGATCATAAAAATAATATACCTTATACAGCTAAATAAGAAGTTTATGATCTCATGTAATGAAAATGCTAAAAAAAGACTGGGTGAAAACAAAGCTTGTCTTAAAATGGTTGATGATATGAATGTTGTTATAAAAAATGACTAA